Proteins encoded together in one Diceros bicornis minor isolate mBicDic1 chromosome 18, mDicBic1.mat.cur, whole genome shotgun sequence window:
- the NAGLU gene encoding alpha-N-acetylglucosaminidase isoform X1, with protein sequence MEAVAVAVALGFLLLAAAGGSAGDEAREAAAVRALLTRLLGPGPAAAFSVSVERTLAAESGLDTYRLSGGGAGARVQVLGSTGVAAAAGLHRYLRDFCGCHVAWSGSQLRLPQPLPAVPEVLTEATPNRYRYYQNVCTQSYSFVWWDWARWEREIDWMALNGINLALAWSGQEAIWQRVYLALGLTQSEIDEYFTGPAFLAWGRMGNLHTWDGPLPRSWHLKQLYLQHRILDRMRSFGMIPVLPAFAGHVPKAITRVFPQVNVTQLGSWGHFNCSYSCSFLLAPEDRLFTIVGSRFLWELTKEFGTDHIYGADTFNEMQPPSSEPSYLAAATAAVYQAMIAVDPEATWLLQGWLFQHQPDFWGPAQVGAVLRAVPRGRLLVLDLFAESQPVYIRTASFQGQPFIWCMLHNFGGNHGLFGALEAVNRGPAAARLFPNSTMVGTGMAPEGIGQNEVVYALMAELGWRKDPVADLGAWVTSFAARRYGVSHKDAEAAWRLLLRSVYNCSGEACSGHNRSPLVRRPSLQMVTTVWYNRSDVFEAWGLLLTAAPALASSPAFRYDLVDVTRQAAQELISLYYEEVRTTYRNKELVPLLRAGGMLAYELLPALDKVLASDSHFLLGSWLEQAHEAAVSEAEAHFYEQNSRYQLTLWGPEGNILDYANKQLAGLVANYYTPRWRLFMEMLVESLAQGIPFQQHQFDKNAFQLEQAFVLSTQRYPSQPQGDTVDLAKKFFLKYYPRWVAGSCDRLTTPGSCSPQTPTPGRLLGPGAGQASQKVPRPG encoded by the exons ATGGAGGCGGTGGCGGTGGCCGTGGCGCTGGGGTTCCTGCTCCTGGCCGCGGCGGGGGGCTCGGCTGGGGACGAGGCCCGGGAGGCGGCGGCCGTGCGGGCGCTGCTGACCCGGCTGCTGGGGCCCGGGCCGGCAGCCGCCTTCTCGGTGTCAGTGGAGCGCACCCTGGCGGCCGAGTCCGGCCTGGACACCTACCGCCTGAGCGGCGGCGGCGCCGGGGCGCGGGTGCAGGTGCTCGGCTCCACCGGTGTGGCCGCCGCCGCGGGGCTGCACCGCTACCTGCGCGACTTCTGCGGCTGCCATGTGGCCTGGTCGGGCTCTCAGCTGCGCCTGCCGCAGCCGCTGCCCGCCGTGCCCGAGGTGCTGACCGAGGCCACACCCAACAG GTACCGCTATTACCAGAACGTGTGCACGCAAAGCTACTCCTTCGTGTGGTGGGACTGGGCCCGCTGGGAGCGGGAGATCGACTGGATGGCGCTGAATGGCATCAACTTGGCGCTGGCCTGGAGCGGCCAGGAGGCCATCTGGCAGCGG GTGTACCTGGCCTTGGGCCTGACCCAGTCAGAGATCGATGAGTACTTCACTGGCCCTGCCTTCTTGGCCTGGGGGCGCATGGGCAACCTGCACACCTGGGATGGCCCCCTGCCCCGCTCCTGGCACCTCAAGCAGCTGTACCTGCAG CACCGGATCCTGGACCGGATGCGCTCCTTCGGCATGATCCCGGTGTTGCCTGCATTCGCTGGCCATGTCCCCAAGGCTATCACCAG ggTGTTCCCTCAGGTCAATGTCACCCAGTTGGGCAGCTGGGGACACTTCAACTGCTCCTactcctgctccttcctcctggctccggaaGACCGCCTATTCACCATCGTGGGGAGCCGCTTCCTGTGGGAGCTGACCAAAGAGTTTGGAACGGATCACATCTATGGGGCCGACACTTTCAACGAGATGCAGCCCCCCTCCTCGGAGCCCTCCTACCTCGCTGCAGCCACCGCCGCTGTCTACCAGGCCATGATTGCAG TGGATCCTGAGGCCACGTGGCTGCTCCAAGGCTGGCTCTTCCAGCACCAGCCCGACTTCTGGGGGCCtgcccaggtgggggctgtgcTGAGGGCGGTGCCCCGTGGCCGCCTCCTGGTTCTGGACCTGTTTGCAGAGAGCCAGCCCGTGTATATCCGCACAGCCTCCTTCCAGGGCCAGCCCTTCATCTGGTGCATGCTGCATAACTTCGGGGGCAACCATGGCCTGTTCGGGGCCCTGGAGGCCGTGAACCGAGGCCCTGCAGCTGCCCGCCTCTTCCCCAACTCCACCATGGTAGGTACGGGCATGGCCCCTGAGGGCATCGGCCAGAACGAAGTGGTCTATGCCCTCATGGCTGAGCTGGGCTGGCGGAAGGACCCAGTGGCAGATCTGGGGGCCTGGGTGACCAGCTTTGCGGCCCGGCGTTATGGGGTCTCCCACAAGGACGCAGAGGCAGCCTGGAGGCTACTTCTCAGGAGTGTCTACAACTGCTCCGGCGAGGCCTGCAGTGGGCACAATCGCAGCCCCCTGGTCAGGCGGCCATCCCTGCAAATGGTTACCACTGTCTGGTACAACCGATCAGACGTGTTTgaggcctgggggctgctgctgaCTGCTGCTCCCGCCCTGGCCAGCAGCCCGGCCTTCCGCTACGACCTGGTGGACGTCACTCGCCAGGCCGCCCAGGAGCTGATCAGCTTGTATTATGAGGAGGTGAGGACCACCTACCGGAACAAGGAGCTGGTTCCCCTGTTGCGGGCCGGAGGCATGCTGGCCTACGAGCTTCTGCCCGCACTGGACAAGGTGCTGGCTAGTGACAGCCACTTCCTGCTGGGCAGCTGGCTGGAGCAGGCCCACGAGGCGGCAGTCAGTGAGGCCGAGGCCCATTTCTATGAGCAGAACAGTCGCTACCAGCTGACCCTCTGGGGGCCAGAGGGGAACATTCTAGACTATGCCAACAAGCAGCTGGCGGGACTGGTGGCCAACTACTACACCCCGCGCTGGCGGCTCTTCATGGAGATGCTGGTTGAGAGCCTGGCCCAAGGCATCCCCTTCCAACAGCACCAGTTTGACAAGAACGCCTTCCAGCTGGAGCAGGCCTTCGTCCTCAGCACACAGAGATATCCTAGCCAGCCCCAAGGGGACACCGTGGACCTAGCCAAGAAGTTCTTTCTCAAATATTACCCCCGGTGGGTGGCTGGCTCTTGTGACAGATTAACCACCCCTGGGTCATGTTCTCCTCAAACTCCAACTCCAGGCAGGTTGCTGGGGCCTGGAGCTGGACAAGCGTCACAGAAGGTCCCCAGGCCTGGGTGA
- the NAGLU gene encoding alpha-N-acetylglucosaminidase isoform X2 produces the protein MWPGRALSCACRSRCPPCPRYRYYQNVCTQSYSFVWWDWARWEREIDWMALNGINLALAWSGQEAIWQRVYLALGLTQSEIDEYFTGPAFLAWGRMGNLHTWDGPLPRSWHLKQLYLQHRILDRMRSFGMIPVLPAFAGHVPKAITRVFPQVNVTQLGSWGHFNCSYSCSFLLAPEDRLFTIVGSRFLWELTKEFGTDHIYGADTFNEMQPPSSEPSYLAAATAAVYQAMIAVDPEATWLLQGWLFQHQPDFWGPAQVGAVLRAVPRGRLLVLDLFAESQPVYIRTASFQGQPFIWCMLHNFGGNHGLFGALEAVNRGPAAARLFPNSTMVGTGMAPEGIGQNEVVYALMAELGWRKDPVADLGAWVTSFAARRYGVSHKDAEAAWRLLLRSVYNCSGEACSGHNRSPLVRRPSLQMVTTVWYNRSDVFEAWGLLLTAAPALASSPAFRYDLVDVTRQAAQELISLYYEEVRTTYRNKELVPLLRAGGMLAYELLPALDKVLASDSHFLLGSWLEQAHEAAVSEAEAHFYEQNSRYQLTLWGPEGNILDYANKQLAGLVANYYTPRWRLFMEMLVESLAQGIPFQQHQFDKNAFQLEQAFVLSTQRYPSQPQGDTVDLAKKFFLKYYPRWVAGSCDRLTTPGSCSPQTPTPGRLLGPGAGQASQKVPRPG, from the exons ATGTGGCCTGGTCGGGCTCTCAGCTGCGCCTGCCGCAGCCGCTGCCCGCCGTGCCCGAG GTACCGCTATTACCAGAACGTGTGCACGCAAAGCTACTCCTTCGTGTGGTGGGACTGGGCCCGCTGGGAGCGGGAGATCGACTGGATGGCGCTGAATGGCATCAACTTGGCGCTGGCCTGGAGCGGCCAGGAGGCCATCTGGCAGCGG GTGTACCTGGCCTTGGGCCTGACCCAGTCAGAGATCGATGAGTACTTCACTGGCCCTGCCTTCTTGGCCTGGGGGCGCATGGGCAACCTGCACACCTGGGATGGCCCCCTGCCCCGCTCCTGGCACCTCAAGCAGCTGTACCTGCAG CACCGGATCCTGGACCGGATGCGCTCCTTCGGCATGATCCCGGTGTTGCCTGCATTCGCTGGCCATGTCCCCAAGGCTATCACCAG ggTGTTCCCTCAGGTCAATGTCACCCAGTTGGGCAGCTGGGGACACTTCAACTGCTCCTactcctgctccttcctcctggctccggaaGACCGCCTATTCACCATCGTGGGGAGCCGCTTCCTGTGGGAGCTGACCAAAGAGTTTGGAACGGATCACATCTATGGGGCCGACACTTTCAACGAGATGCAGCCCCCCTCCTCGGAGCCCTCCTACCTCGCTGCAGCCACCGCCGCTGTCTACCAGGCCATGATTGCAG TGGATCCTGAGGCCACGTGGCTGCTCCAAGGCTGGCTCTTCCAGCACCAGCCCGACTTCTGGGGGCCtgcccaggtgggggctgtgcTGAGGGCGGTGCCCCGTGGCCGCCTCCTGGTTCTGGACCTGTTTGCAGAGAGCCAGCCCGTGTATATCCGCACAGCCTCCTTCCAGGGCCAGCCCTTCATCTGGTGCATGCTGCATAACTTCGGGGGCAACCATGGCCTGTTCGGGGCCCTGGAGGCCGTGAACCGAGGCCCTGCAGCTGCCCGCCTCTTCCCCAACTCCACCATGGTAGGTACGGGCATGGCCCCTGAGGGCATCGGCCAGAACGAAGTGGTCTATGCCCTCATGGCTGAGCTGGGCTGGCGGAAGGACCCAGTGGCAGATCTGGGGGCCTGGGTGACCAGCTTTGCGGCCCGGCGTTATGGGGTCTCCCACAAGGACGCAGAGGCAGCCTGGAGGCTACTTCTCAGGAGTGTCTACAACTGCTCCGGCGAGGCCTGCAGTGGGCACAATCGCAGCCCCCTGGTCAGGCGGCCATCCCTGCAAATGGTTACCACTGTCTGGTACAACCGATCAGACGTGTTTgaggcctgggggctgctgctgaCTGCTGCTCCCGCCCTGGCCAGCAGCCCGGCCTTCCGCTACGACCTGGTGGACGTCACTCGCCAGGCCGCCCAGGAGCTGATCAGCTTGTATTATGAGGAGGTGAGGACCACCTACCGGAACAAGGAGCTGGTTCCCCTGTTGCGGGCCGGAGGCATGCTGGCCTACGAGCTTCTGCCCGCACTGGACAAGGTGCTGGCTAGTGACAGCCACTTCCTGCTGGGCAGCTGGCTGGAGCAGGCCCACGAGGCGGCAGTCAGTGAGGCCGAGGCCCATTTCTATGAGCAGAACAGTCGCTACCAGCTGACCCTCTGGGGGCCAGAGGGGAACATTCTAGACTATGCCAACAAGCAGCTGGCGGGACTGGTGGCCAACTACTACACCCCGCGCTGGCGGCTCTTCATGGAGATGCTGGTTGAGAGCCTGGCCCAAGGCATCCCCTTCCAACAGCACCAGTTTGACAAGAACGCCTTCCAGCTGGAGCAGGCCTTCGTCCTCAGCACACAGAGATATCCTAGCCAGCCCCAAGGGGACACCGTGGACCTAGCCAAGAAGTTCTTTCTCAAATATTACCCCCGGTGGGTGGCTGGCTCTTGTGACAGATTAACCACCCCTGGGTCATGTTCTCCTCAAACTCCAACTCCAGGCAGGTTGCTGGGGCCTGGAGCTGGACAAGCGTCACAGAAGGTCCCCAGGCCTGGGTGA